tatttttaataataattttttttttcatattttgcaattaaacctactatatgtacattaataatttaatttgatatttaaattattgatttacaagcactaattttttttctcaacctaattaccaacaaacacattttgTCAATCCTTCTTCTATCtaacaatcaaatatataataatttaaggaacaacaaacacatatacaatttgttcaaccaagataaaatattatgtttgaaacTAACTACAAACCACCATTCTTCTCTACCTAAACTTTTACATCTACAATTCTATCCTTGGTCAAACACATTCATTCCATCATACACAATACCCAACATTCATATCCATAATTCTTCAAACCAACTTGTAGATGTAGCTAACTGTCCTTCCTTTGCCAAGTTTTTTAGATGTAGCTAATAGTCTTGGATTAAACCCTATAAATATATCCATTCTTGAACTACTTCCCActcatcaaaaaccaatatttcttcttctaattcttcgcatttttttctcttatttcccTATGGATCCCTATAGCAATACTCTTTATATGTTAGATGAAGATTATTTCGATCATGAGGATCTTATGATAGAAGCAATGGCCGTACATAGACAACAACGTGCAACTCTTGGAGCATCTTCTTCACGTCGTCCTAATTCTCAACCTCGTATGTTCATTCGACACAATCCATTGGAAGGTCACGAACGCCTTTGGAATGATTACTTTGCTCAACCACCAATATATCCGCCAAACGTTTTTAGGAGGCGATTTCGAATGAATCGTGatctttttttatgtatatattctGCAGTTGTCACTCATGATGATTAATTTATCCAAAAGAGAGACGCCAGTGGGAGGCTTGGATTGTCCTTACTTCAAAAGATGACTGCGGCAATTAGGATGCTCGTATATGGGGCAACAGCAGATCTTATGGATGAGTATGTAAGAATTGGAGAAAGTACTGCACGGTTGAGTATGAAGAAATTTGTAAAGGCGATCGTGTCAATCTTTGGGGGTGAGTACTTGAGGTCTCCAACCAGCAATGATATAGCAAGGTTACTAGAAGTTGGACAAAGGCGTGGATTTCCAGGAATGTTGGGtagcattgattgcatgcactGGAAATGGAATAATTGTCCTAGTGCttggaaaggtatgtactctgGTCACGTaaatgaaccaactattattttggaaGCTGTTGCCTCTTATAATCTTTGGATATGGCATGCTTTTTTTGGTTTACCTGGGTCTCATAATGACATCAACGTACTTGATCGATCTTTTGTTTTTGCTGCGTTGGCCGAAGGTCGTGGTCCTCCATGCAACTATACTATCAATGGTCACGAGTACACAATGGGATATTATCTTGCTGATGGTATATATCCTTCGTGGGCAACATTAGTAAAAACAATTCCTGCTCCacatgggaaaaagaaaaaatattttgctgCTTGCTAGGAGTCTGCAAGGAAAGATGTCGAACGTGCGTTCAGAGTACTCCAATCTAGATTTGCAATTGTGCGTGGACCTGCAAGGTATTTCCAACTTGAAGTTCTAAAAGATATTATGTACGCATGCATTATCTTGCACAATATGATTGTTGAAGATGAACGTCATCTATATCTCGGGGTTAACCAATTCAATTATGAAGCCAATGATGATACTCCATCCGAGCCAATTTCACGTAATAATATACCTGAATTCATGGGGTTCATTGCCCAACATCATCGTATTAGAGATAGAGGCACTCATTCTCAACTCCAAGCCGACCTTATCGAGCACTTATGGAATATGCATGGCCGAGCATAATATGGATTTCTTGAAAAGCCAATGTCATCTTTGTTGGTGTATTGTAGTGCTCATTAAAATTCAACTTCTTTTTATGActtcctttttattattttaatgttgAGAACCTATCACTAGTTTGTTTAATTGAAGGCAATATCACTTGTTCCTTTTATTAACttacatggatatatatatatatatatatatatttatattgaaggCAGTATATATTGTacattttattaactttttttggatacatatatatatatatatttatattgaacGTCGAACGTGTATATTAGTGAGTATAATTGACtttttttggatatatatatatatatatatatatatatttatagtcaaGGCAGTATATAAATTGTGCCTTTTATTAACTGTAatggatatatttatatttatatccaTTGAAGGCAGTTGCACAATATGCTTTTTTTGGATATAAATATGAGACATACAGCTGCAACATCTTCTTAAATAGAAATACAAATTCAGTGGATTAAAAACTACACATCTCGTATAAAACCAGCTTCTTAAAAGCTGGATTTATCTCTACACAACTCTTAAAATTCAGATTCTAAAACTGGTACACAATATCACTCATACATCTCGTATGGACCTAATAAAACCTACAAACTATACTATTGACTGCAACTATACAGCTGCAACATTTGGAGCCAATAAACCTTCACAAATTCAGCTTGCATGACATAAAAAATCCAGCttcaaaacaggaaaaaaaaagcaATCGGAAAAGCATACAAAAACAGCCTAACTAAATGACAccattatcatatatattgtcTACAAACAGATCCCACAGACAAGTTTAAGAATACAACCTCCATTCCCCAAATACTTCCAACAAATACAAGTTGCATCACATACAAACAGATccacaaacacttccaaaaaATGGGTACTTCACAGATTTTCTATCCACAAAACCAAGTCCAAAAACTAAACTAACATTCAGAAATTCCAAAGTATTTCcattcaaaaaaatagaaagtcaTCCATTATCATAGTGGCTGCCCAGCCACATGCTTCATTATGAAGTCTTGTGGCTAAGCAGCCACTACAAGCTGGAAATCAGAAAGTCATTCGGATATACCATCTTCATCACTCATTGACTCTTCCCAAATTTTTTTCTGAACTTTACGGAAGTAGGTTTGCTGCATGGCATTCATACCAGAAAGATCCTTGCCCATCATCTCAGCATCAAACTTTCTTTTATCAAGATCCAGTTGTGCACCTCTATCGCGATCAGCCTTCGTCTGCCATTCTCTTCTCTCCGCCATGAACAATCGTCTATCCTCGGTCATTGCTCCTAATGTCGTGTTGAACTCAGCATCAGATTGTTCTTGTGCCTTCCGCTTCTTCAAGCTTTCCTTTTCAGCCTTTTTTCCAGCAGGCCTTTCAACATTTTCTTCCACAACATTgcccaaaacttcacttgactgcTCATTAGAAGGTTGTCTATCGACAGGCTTTCTCCTCATATTCAGCGTACTCATGTgttgatgccatttgggttggTGCCTCAAAAGATTCCAAGAATGCTCTAATGTGAAGTTCCCTCGTTCCATCTCTTTGTACAATATCTTTGCTCTTTCaatctgaaaatttttttaaaaaatagtgtcAGCTTCTTAAATCTTACGTAAATAGACCACATTATTAAAGGAAAATAGTACATACCTTATCTTGCTCGGTCGCACCACTCGGGTGCAATGACTCAACTTGTGCTAAATATGCAAAAAACTTATTTGTGTATTTTTGAATCATGAACCAACGATTGATCAATGACCCAACCGAATGGTTCACATTATGTGGTTTCTTATATTCGTGGTAAAAATCAGAAATCCGCTCCCACATTTGAGTGGATTTCTGATCAGTTCTCCGGATGGCATCAATACTAATGTTCAGCCAGAGACAAGTACGTTATCCTCCTCAACAGTGAAAGAAGCTCCactttgaactttttttgttGGAGGCCTCTTTTCACCGTGAAGGGGAGTTGGGCTGACCAAAGTATTAGAACGGGGTGTGAATGTTGGAGTGGTAATAGGACATTCTCCTCCACTTTGTAAGAGAGTGGTGAAGAATGGGTCCTCCTCCAAAAGATTGTCCATcctttaaaaattacaatttttaagtTGTCAGACACAACCAAATTCATCACAATAAACAAGGCATGGAATTCAAAAATGACtgcaattgaaaaatataataccTAAACAAGACAGAACAGCTTACAGAAAAACTGTATAACAAAATCAGAAAATTCGTATAAATAAATGACTGCAAAACAgatcccaaaaaaaaagaacaaaaacagaATTCACAAGCAGTACATACAACGTATTTTGCATTAAACAAGGTCCAGTAAGACAGTTTACAGCAAaacagtataaaaaaaatagaaaaacagtaGATCCACAAGCACTTATTTAAGGCATATCAAATTCAGGTCATATATGGAAACCAAGTTTTCCATAGACAGAAAGACAGTATAAAAATTCAGTTTACAATTTAATTGAATATGAGACTTAAAATTTATTACTGACTATAAAACTCCAATATTGCTATGTGAATGACCTACTGTTCTCCTTGCAAACAAGCAACATTCTTAGAGCAGCTTTGTTTCAGTAAGAGTTATGTAATCTAAAGATATTcctcaattttacaatttgaaatttgaaattcaaattaagaaagaaaatattggaAACCTTCTCTGTATTTATTAGGAATGGAATAACCTGCTCTATCATATGGGGGATTAACAAAAACCTCACACAAGAACTTCCAAGATCGAATAGTGcaactaaaaacaaaacaattggAAGACTCCATCAATTTTTTAATGGAAGAATCAGTTGAGGAAGCACAACTTCTAAAAGCTTATTAGGGGAAGTGCTTTCACACAATATTACAAAAGCTTATTAGGAACCTCTAAGTTCTAAAACAGTAGATCCACAAGCAATTTTCCAAATGGGTCCATACAAAAACAGTAGATCCACAAGCACTTTTTCAAATGGGTCCTTAACAATTTAATCGACCTCTTTGAACTAACATATTGGATGTTTTATACTAATCATGCATCATGGCATTCTTTACATTACCAACCTcaccaagttttaaaaatagatgCTGCATGTCATTGTTCATGAGGAAAAACTCCAAACACAAACAAGAACAAACCAAATTCTTCCAAACAAACACAAGCAAGAACACAAGCATGTCATTCTTACATTATCAAATAATAGTGTCCAATTCAAATCAGTTACATCCAATTGATCTGCATGTTGGATGTAGTTTCCAATAGTAACAAACCAAAGATGATAGTCAAATCTACCCACTCACACACAAGAACAACAGACTCCAAAATATTCATcaatgggaaaaataaaaatttatgaacAACAGACTCAACAATATCACTTGCTCATCATCCCGAAGCAAATATACCACCATACACATAACCATATTCATCAATTGCTAGGAAAGAACTCCATATAACCGAGTGCATACAAAACCAATTCACACATAGCCACACAAATCTTCCTATAGGCAACAATACATTACAGATCCAACAACTACAATACCAGAATGAGTGTGGTTGCTTGAGCCGAATGGACTGACTGCACCTTAGAAAATCTGCAAGAAATTCACAAAATCAATGACCCAACATCAGTCGAATGCTCagtaaccatttattttttccaCCCAAACATCCGAAAGCAAAAGCCCCAATCGGGGCTGAATGGAAATAAAAAACCGATCCAAGATTAGGgttcaaaaagaaaagcaatcgGCCAAACCTGAAATCGGATGCCTTCCGCACGAATCTGATCTGCTTGAAACCGGTAGAAGAAACTCCCGAATGATTCTGCACCAAGAATCCaaggaagaataaaaaaaagcttaaaaacgagagaaagagagaaagtgggAGAGAAAACAAACCGGCTTCCTTTGGAGAAGAAGATCGTGTAGAGCCGAGTGTTCTTGCCGTTGAAGAATCGAATGGCTGCGAAGATTCGAAGTGTAGAGCCAAAGGGATTGGgagaaatgaaaatgagagaaatgggGAGAGAAAATGCGGGGAGGAAACGGGGAGAGAGGGAAACGAAAAGTGACCgcagataaataaaatagactaaaataatatgaagatgAGTGCACAGTAGCacttcaaatatgaaagacCCGGTACATTTACTGTAGGTCAAAATTACCCATTTCTGAGTTTGACTAAtccaatacagtatttttttcTTGGATTCATCTATGTTTGCATTTGGCATTATcgaagccaatgccaatgctcttagacCCTATTTAGTATTTAGCACCGCGCCATTTCTGAAGCATACAGGATGCTGCGCCAAAAACAAAGGTGGTGTTATCCCTTTGTCAGGGAAATATCTCCATCCTTTTGTCCTTTAAGGTGAAGGAGGTGAAGTAAACTACGTGCCTCCTCCATCGCCCTTTCAAATTTGACGGTCATGATCAAACAGCTCATCTGTAATTTTATACAATGCCAGGGGTTATTGTTATCAAAACCTAATTGGATATTTCTACTCAGGCTTCTCGCTCTCCCATAAATATCTTTAGGTTATAATCGAGAGAGCGCCCATCTTCTCCTTAGAACCTTATCTGTTGGAAGTAGGAGCTAGAGCAACGAGACCAACCATGTCTGCCACCGCTTCTTCCCTTGCACTACCATCTCTCACACCCAAGACCCTTTTCCTCTGCAATTCCAAACCCACTTCCCTCTCTCTGTTCTCTCTTTCCCCTTCTCTCATCCTTCGTTGTAAGCCCATTTCCGTTTCCGCTTCCTTTCTTCGCTCTGCGCCTGTCTTCCACACCCAGCCATCCCGGTTCGTCCGGAACGTCACCCTTTCGTCCGATTTTGACCAAGAAGAGGAGGTCGAGGAAAGAGGCTTCTCCCCTGACCTCAAACTCTTCGTGGGTAATCTTCCTTTTAGTGTTGACAGTGCTCAGCTCGCCGGGTTGTTCGAAAGCGCTGGAAATGTTGAAATGGTCgaggtattattttttttccaaactttatttTTCCACTCCAAGTATGTGTATGCTATAAAGGTTTGTtgtttacttaaaaataaaaggttggtttttaatttttgatttcttgTGTGTGTCAGAGTCAGTGGTCtgcctttgttttcttttggatTAAATTGTTTCTCGAAATATTGGCTGTGGGAAAAGCAAAATATATTCTCGGGATTCTAACACAAGAAACCTGCTTATAATTAGATGTGCTGAAGTCTTTGTCATTATAGGTGATTTATGACAAGACTACTGGAAGAAGCAGAGGATTTGGTTTTGTGACAATGTCTACGGTTGAGGAAACTGAAGTTGCTGCTCAACAGTTCAATGGCTATGTAAGCACACGTTCCATGTACTTGGTTTTATTAGGCGTTCTATTTCTTTGGTTTTGAATCTTATTTGGTGTGAAGCATGCTCTTTCAGAAGTTTCATCGAAGTAATTGCTGAGTATCAAATTTCCGGTTTACTTGTCTTGTTTTATATTTCTTGAGCACTGGGTGGGTTTATTGCATCTGAGCAAAACTTCCTGACATTTGACAGGAACTCGATGGGAGACCATTGAGGGTGAATGCTGGACCTCCTCCACCTAGGAGGGAGGATTCCTCCTTTAGAGGTACCAGAGGTGGGTCAAGTTTTGGTGGT
This sequence is a window from Carya illinoinensis cultivar Pawnee chromosome 9, C.illinoinensisPawnee_v1, whole genome shotgun sequence. Protein-coding genes within it:
- the LOC122277709 gene encoding uncharacterized protein LOC122277709; protein product: MTAAIRMLVYGATADLMDEYVRIGESTARLSMKKFVKAIVSIFGGEYLRSPTSNDIARLLEVGQRRGFPGMLGSIDCMHWKWNNCPSAWKGRGPPCNYTINGHEYTMGYYLADGIYPSWATLVKTIPAPHGKKKKYFAAC
- the LOC122277029 gene encoding glutathione S-transferase T3-like, which translates into the protein MWERISDFYHEYKKPHNVNHSVGSLINRWFMIQKYTNKFFAYLAQVESLHPSGATEQDKIERAKILYKEMERGNFTLEHSWNLLRHQPKWHQHMSTLNMRRKPVDRQPSNEQSSEVLGNVVEENVERPAGKKAEKESLKKRKAQEQSDAEFNTTLGAMTEDRRLFMAERREWQTKADRDRGAQLDLDKRKFDAEMMGKDLSGMNAMQQTYFRKVQKKIWEESMSDEDGISE
- the LOC122277211 gene encoding RNA-binding protein CP29B, chloroplastic — its product is MSATASSLALPSLTPKTLFLCNSKPTSLSLFSLSPSLILRCKPISVSASFLRSAPVFHTQPSRFVRNVTLSSDFDQEEEVEERGFSPDLKLFVGNLPFSVDSAQLAGLFESAGNVEMVEVIYDKTTGRSRGFGFVTMSTVEETEVAAQQFNGYELDGRPLRVNAGPPPPRREDSSFRGTRGGSSFGGGQGGPSSGGGYRVHVGNLAWGVDDLALQSLFSEQGKVVEARVIYDRESGRSRGFGFVTFSSSAEVNNAIESLDGVDLNGRALRVSAAEARPRRQF